The nucleotide sequence CGCCTTAAAAAGCCGGCCGAGCAGTGTCCTAGTCGGGCACGGCCTGTTAGGTCGGCGCTCTCTCTTTTTTTCAAAAAACCTGACGCagcaaaacaaataaaagaaatactaaacggactccaaaaattctgaaataaattttcacggtcctctaataatattacggacaaagtgaacatttatttgggcctataatgcaattttgaaaaacgcatattttttcctaattcaaataaaattgcaataagaTCCAAAAAAAATTATTCATTTGATTTAATATTTTTACTCCAATATTTCACTTTTTTGAAGAAGtcgtattatctcctctcatatattttaatatgaaatattttcagagagaaaaattattaaaaccaaaatgatccttgcctcaatatttgataaaattcaaatatgaagaatgtgaaatccccaactctccctgtgggtccttgagttgcttaggattttcaaggatcgcgaaacgaaatgcaataaaatatgatatgcatgaatgatctatgtataacatttcaaattgaaaatttgggatgttacaaagtggGGCTTAATTCCATATTGTTCGGCCGAAACATCAGGTAGTGTGAATGTTGCATGCATAAAGTTCTCATTTGGACCAGTAAATTCTTCAAGTTTTGGTGCCatgatattttttttattttttttccaataCAACACAactagaaaaacaaagaaaagtcaagaaaaaaaactcaaataaaaaCTTTAACAATAACTCTACTTCAATGACTAGTGACACGacgcctccccggcaatggtgccagcaAAGGTGATTGATGCCCTCCGCGATCCGGTTTGGATAGCAGAAGGTTCTCTTGCCTTTTCCGCCAGGAGTGACCCTGGGTTATCGAACCCATGAGGGAATGTGCACTACAACAAAGAGGTCTGCCAAGTTATTGCTAATGAATTAATTTTTGTGAATTTTTCTTAAAAAAATCCtagaattcatgaacttttccccctcaaatacatgattttttccttcaaatttgtgaactttttcaaacCCGCGGAACATGTGATTTTTATTTTCAAATTCACGATCTTTTTTTAAATACACAAGCTTTTTAAAATTCAAGAacacatgaacttttttcaaattcacggAATACACGAACTTTTTCTGAAAGATCAACGGCCAAGTCAACAGTCAATGGACTTTTGAAATTTACAATTTTTTAGATTcatatattttttccaaaatcaATGGTCAACCCTCAACTGGTCAACCAGACTTTTTTTAGGGATAACTGGTCAACCAGTCAACCGGTTAACCGAGCGAGCGATGCGTAGTGGCGaccgttgctgggccggcccacatCGACGTGGCTTTGAAATTGGTTTCAGGTTTAATTCGAGTCGGTTTACAAGTCGATGTTGATCTCGAATGTTCGCCGCTTCCTATCCTTCTCTTCCCTCGCTATATGTAAGAAGATCCGTCTGTATAATATAGAGACAAGTACGTCTCGTCGACTAATCTCGGTATAGAAACACATCGCATTGATTCGACCAGTGACCAGCGGGCTAACGATCGATGGAGCAgagacctcgtcgtcgtcgtcgagctccacgTCCACCAGCTATGGACCAAACGCTGACTCCTTCATCTGCTTCCAGCATCCATGTCCCTAATCCAAGGTACTCCCACCTTGCCAAATTACATCACGTTTTagtttctactccctctgtaaactaatataagagtgtttagattactactttagtattctaaacgctcttatattagtttacggaggtaGTACCAAGGTTGAGAGAAGTTGTTTTTCTTCGTGCATTGGCTCATGGAGCCGCTCGTTATAGACGTTTCTACGTGTACCGGCTTGTTTTCTCTTGATTCTAATACGTAGTGCAATATAAAAAAGTACTCCCTCAGTCCTATAATGTAGGATGTTTTTtgacattatggaacggagggagtatttcattcgTCTTTGAATACAAGGCCACTTTATATTTGTGGCGTGCTACGTCGTCGTCCATCTTCACATCACCGCCGTCCTCAAGGGATAGGGGCGTCCATGGCTATCGCCTCCTCGAGCACTCAGCTGCATGCAACCACGGATGCGGCTAAGTAACATTTCCTGCAATACTCTCGTTGTTTGCATAAATTTCCTGCAACATGACCTTTTGTCGCAAAAATAAAACTACGGATGTTCTGGAAAAATTTCTGCAACACAACCAATGTTACAAATGTTTCTGCAACAATCTCTCTTGCAAAGAGTTCTATAACAATACTTTTGCTGCAAGCTTGTCCCCCCAATCTCTCCTCCACTGAGCGGAGCCGGGACGGGGTCGTACAAGAGTCGGGCTTCGGTACCCCCAAGCTCTTCAAGCTTGTCCTCCTCTCGACGCCCTTCATCGATGTTGCGAGCTCTCCACCCACCACCAATGTTGAGAGCTCTGCGAGCTCTTCGGTTCCTTTTGCAACAAGGATCCTGTTGCAATGAAGGTTTGTAACAAGGGTCTTGTTGCAAGCATGACTGCGAGGCGGACATCCTTTTGCAACAAGGGTCCTGTTGCAATTGCAACACGGGTCTTGTTGCAATGCGATGACACGGCCATGAGCCGGAAATGCTTTTGCAATAAGGGGTCATGTTGTAGTTGCAACAATGCAACACCGGGTCTTGTTTTAGCGGAAAAAATGGTTCATAGAAGACTCTATTCGTTCATTACTGTTGTGTGAGCCCCTTGCCCCTTTTACGAGTAGCTAAAAAAAGAATCTTTTAATCATAAGGGCAACACAACACCAACTTAGAGATGATTTTCTTTTGATTAGTTAGGTTGCACATGTGTGCGGAGGATTAAAGAAAAAAAGGTAGGTTGCACATGTGTGTGGGGGGTTAAAGAAGAAGTTTTGgtggtctctttctcatatatgtTTTACATCAGTGGGTTAAAAATACATACCAATTGCAGTTCCTATAACTATGGGGTGGTGACAGCCTACCAACTATACGTCAATAAGATCTTAGCAAACCTAACTTCAGATCTTTCAAACTTTGCAGGTCACCCGCAACGGCGAGAGGACGAATTCGTCAGAGCCTTCTCTATTCAGATCGCCCCAGGCGATCCAGGATACCTACTTCAGATAAGCTACCGTAAGTGTGACTCTAGATGTTGTTTTGTCTGTTTCCATTATGGTTATCACAAATGTGTCTATTACTAGTTGGTAACATATTAGCTATTTAATATTTACACTAGCCTTCTGTCCTTGTAGACAAACTAGAATGCCATGGTCATTGTTAGCTATTGCAGCACCTCCCATCATTTCTAATCAGTGATGAGTGAGCATATTGCCGTGCTTGTTTTGTTTAGGGTTGAGGAGCATGCGGATGAGGTAAGAAGCAGGGAGTTTGAAGCCCTGAAACTTGATCAATCACGCCCTACACCTAAGTCAACTCATAGGTATGACTAATTTATGTTGGTACTTCTCTTAATTTAATGATGGGTGCTTGCTCCCATGGATTTCTGTGCAAGTGTAATCTATAAAGCTTGATGCGCTTCCAAGGTTTAGAAAAATCTATCTTGGAACTCTTGAGTAATTTTTATTGCTAACACACGCATAAGTTTTCCAAATTGTCTACATCTACATTAACATGCGTGGAGCTCCTTAGAACCATGGCTTAATATAttgatttgtttttgttttttaaatCTCCAGGTTTATCTTGTTTATTGTTACCACTTACAAGTTATAAATTTGCAAATGTAGCATACGCCACATATATATTAATCAAGTGTGATACATGAATGGAATAATGGAGAAATTGGCAACCGATCAATATGTAATTAGTGTGCCGTGAGCCTGTGGCGCCACAATGTGTAGGCGTTATGAATTGACATTTAATTTATAGATAATATTTCGGGGGGATTTGCATCAACTGCTATTACATTTAGCAAATTAAATTTATAAACCCATAAAGCACAATATAATGATCTAGGTTGTAACTCGTAACACCACCCACACATGAGTAGCCAAGAGGGCTGCTGCTGTTCCTTTAGGGTAACCAAggtatttttcttttctttagagAGATGAATTCACCCATTCAATACTTGCAGGCAAGCTGGAAATGtaacccatgttcggcaaagtgtTCTATATTCAGGCCGCCTCAGGCGGTCCCGTGGCAGACGAGAACAAGAACCATCACCGAATGAGCTACTGTAAATTTTCTTAGTTATTTATGATATTCTTTGTGTGCCTTTTTTACATGAGCATTTGATAAAGGACCTGTTTTAGCTATCATCTGTACTCTCATAGaataaatagttttattttgcTAGTTTCCTTTAAAGAAGCTGGCAATTCTTTCCCTTACTTCCGTAGTCACTGAACAAAACATGTTTTAATCCGAGTTGAGAAGAATGCTAGCAAGATGAGTGGCGGTGAGGGATCTATAGTTACAGATCTACATGAATTAACTCATAGGTAcgacattgttgtttagttattAACTTATTATTAATTGGGATCTGGTTAGTTGAAATGAGAGGTGCTTATTATGACCTGCATACGTTCTGCATATAATTCAAATACGTTTGATTCCTCAAGTTGATAAAACTTATTACGGAAGATTATTTATGTAAAATATCTGTTTTGGCTATTATTTGCACTGCAGTTCTCATTGAAGAAATAATATTGCATGGAATGCTACTTTAGTTTATAGATGCTAGTATAATTATTCCCACACTTCTATAATCACCAACCAACATGTTTTGGTCAGGGTTGAGAAGAATGCTGGCAAGGTGAGCGACATTGAGGGTCCTACAGTTAAGGCTCCACTGTAAGTGTGCCTCTAATAAATACAACATATCATTTTTCCATGTTACGTACATTGGTCTCTACAGAGCTCCTTAAAATGAAAAACGAGAATGCGTGGTTATTATTGCAATACCTCCATCATAATAGTCACTAGCTAATGAGCATATTGGTTTGATTGTCAGTTTGCTTAGGGTTAAGGAGGATGCTAGTGAGGTGCGCAACAGGGAGTTCAAAGCACCGACACTCGGTCAGTCACTTCCTACATGTAACCCAACTCAAAGGTATTGCATTGCCCTCTTTTTTGCACAGCTCGAACCGTCGGTCAATTATTGATTGATTTTTATTACTTCTAGCTTTATCGTGTTGTttgttactccctccatcccaaaatgtaAAACGTTTgcattttgggacagagggagtaccatttactGTTTAGAAGCCTCGAAGCAATAAAAATGGACCTATAACATTCTTTCATGAGTTTTAATATCATTCAAATATGCTTAATTCATCAtcaacttcacaaaaaattgccgaaGAAGATTATTTATGTCAAGTAATGATAGCTTTGGAATAATCATTGGTTGTGTGGACATTTTGTTGCTCTAGGTCCAAGGAATGGTGTGATTATTATGTTGCCGACGACAGTGAGACTCGCTCAGAAATTTTTGAGGAGATGCTCAAAGATGTATCAGAGCCTTGGTATGTATGATGATTTTGCTTTTGTTCGTCTCATATTATATTTGTTTTGTAGTTTGTAAGTCTTAAATGCATTTCTGTAGCAAGACGCCTCAAAGTACCACAattttacttatttatatatacATGGATCAAGTAAGGAAACAACAACAAAACAACATGTCATTAGTGTAGTGTGGCGTATAAACCTAGATGCATGACGAGATAACCACTGCATTGAAGATAGCCAGACACCATGGCCGTAGGAGGCTGTACAGACATATACTAGCTTAGAGAATATGTGCGGCAATATATTTGTTCTTTCTTGCTTGATTCAAAGTTTCAAACATAGATCGGGGAATCACACCTGAGAGGCTGAGATCGTGGAATCACCCCAAAGACAGAGCCACCTACACATTCTCCTCACTCACCCAATCTCTCCCCGTCGCCATCCTCCACTAGACCACCACCCTCCATGCTCTACTTTGTCTCTTCCGTTCCTACCATATCAACTCAGTCACAACCAAGCGCTATGGCTCATGGATGTCTGGAGGTTCCTGTGTCACCGACCCTGGCACCTGCTTCCTGCACATCTTGGAGCTTCCATTTATTTTGATGGAGGATTGGGAGGTGTGAGATTGAGATTTTATTTTTGACAACCAAGGCAGTCTTGCTTGATTATGAAAATCTATATCGTTGTTATTGGCTATGTCCTTCCCCTTCCTAAAATGATGGCATGTGATGGTTCTCTCAAAGTGTAAGTTGGTCTGGGAGAGAGAATTTGACACCCTAGTTTCTCTCACCCGGATAACTTGTTATGTCCATTCCTAAGATACAAACAATGCTAGATTCCTAGGGGTGTCTGTTAGTTCTTGTTGAGTTGcaaaaatgtttatacaatttTGTTTGTGAAACTCAGTAACTATTACTCCTCCCGTTCCACAATTCTAGTAACTACATATTCTAGTAAAACTTAGTAACTATcacggaacggagggagtactacatattcTAGTAACTATCACTACATATTCCGGATAACTTGATATTTTGTTGGTAACTGTGTATTGGATATATAACCCAGTAACTGTTACTAGACCAGTTGTTGGTTATTAATCATGTGTTGGATGTATAACCGGTAATtgttactccctctgtttttaaatACTTGGAAGTTTTAGGTTTGTTCTAAGTCTTATCTTTAAGTTTGACAAAGTTTTACAGAAAATATACCAAGATATACAATGCCAAATTAGCTTCATTAGATTCATCATAGCATATGtttccatattatatatacttgatgtTGTTGACATTAGCAatcttttctataaagttggtcaaacttacaTAAGTTTGACTTAGCACAAACCTAGATGAGTAGagtattttgaaatggagggagtactagacaACCTGGTTACTGTTATTAGACAACCCTAAGTGCGTGTAAGTCATCAGGACTCATGATCAATATATTGATCATTTAATGGCATAATTAATTAGAATTTTACTCGTTGCACTTGCACTTTAGAGAACAGTGTATATGTATATGGAGTTCAATGCTATTTAACAAATTTTCAATATGCATGACAAAATGTTTGCTGTATATTGTTTCTTAGGCTCATGTGTGTGGTATTATTCTGCAATTTGTTCATCCTTTGGGTTTTTTCTGATTCAGGGCACAAACATGTCGTGATATACATAAGAACTTGGAAGAACATACATACACCTGTATGGTGGAGGCTATGATTGCAGCTAAACATGGCTTTAGCAACCCGGCCCAGCATAAACTGGATGCTCAAGCATTTTTGGCATCAGAAGGGGCATTTGTATCTCCTGAAGTCCCTGAGTCCTTTGCCTCTCCAAGAGAGAATATAGCGCAGTATGTTCTGATATGATTTTCATATAAAATTTTGAAGCATGCAACAATTTTAATGTATTATTGCAGGGGTGAAGTGTCTACCGAAGAAATCATTAAGAATGGTAAAAAGTGGATGGGTGAGGAAGTCATGCTGGCTTTTGAGAAGTACAAGGAAGGAAAGAGCCAATTCGAAGTACGTGTGGTTTCCTGCTATTTTATTCTTTTATCTGAAAGCAAGTTTGTTTATAAGGTGCTTTTTCAGGACATGGTGGATTATGGCCTAGATGAGCTTCAACATTAGTGCTTCAGCATGGATAGCGATGGCCATACCTTCCATCACTTCAACTTCACCGTTAAGATGAAGAAGTCAGACGGCGATTGGTCATCCACGCCCTTTTTTGTTGAAGTGAAAGAGATCTACGGAAGAAAATATTATTCCTGCTACGAACTAAGTTCATATGATGATGGTATGTGCCCTTCCTGTCTTCTCTTTCGTCTTATTAAATATGAATCTTGTTTAGTTTGCTTGCTGCAAAATTACGGTTTTGATCTTTGTTTAGGTCACTGCAACgcatgcaaaaatcaaggaatGCATGCACTAAAGCACCCTATTTATCTAATGGGGTATGCCAGTGGTCATGCTGATATGGAGTTCTCCTTCATTTATCTTAGTGATGACGAATAATCTGATCTCGAGTGGGTGACAGTATTGGCTTCGATAGCGGGGAGAAGTATGTGGTTTGTTTATGGTTATTACATCTTCTGATCTGCATGTAGTCCAGTAGTGCAGTTGTGAATTATGTTGATATTGGACATGTACTAAGAAGTTCTAAGGAGCGAGTTTTTGCATTGATGACCATGCTTTTCAATGTTTCTATAAAGCAGACTATATTTTTCTTGGAGTAAATTGTCAAACACCACCATAATTGTGGTCTCGTTTTAAGAAAAACATTATGCTACATGTTTTTGTTGAAAATATCACTGGCATCGTTTCATCGTTGGCCGTGTACCGAAAAATGGAACAAGAAAGGCAGGTGGCTAAACCTTCCACCAGTTACCAATGTAGAATAGCCATTTGTTGCTTCGTTCTCACACGCGTCTGGGTACAACCATGTGTACGGGTATGTGATTCTTAAGACGATGTGTGGTCATGAAGACGATTTGTAGGCACCATAGTCAAACTTTCATCCCTGATTAGCAGAAGATGTGACAAGAAGGGCGGATAGTTAAACCTTGTGTAGATTCCCAACGCGGAAAGCCATAATGGCCTTTTGGCAAGCGAACCCCCAAGGGATGTAATAATGACAGGTACTTGCAGTATTTGTTAGCCGGCCTGGCGAAAaagtgaacccccccccccccccccccccccgcggttgTACCTAATGCACTAGTCGGTCCTAAGGAGGATAGATCAATCGAGTCTGGCTCCATTCAATACATAATGAGGATCATCCATACATGAACCTCTCATGTGCGGAGAAATGCTG is from Triticum aestivum cultivar Chinese Spring chromosome 3A, IWGSC CS RefSeq v2.1, whole genome shotgun sequence and encodes:
- the LOC123057964 gene encoding uncharacterized protein, producing the protein MEQRPRRRRRAPRPPAMDQTLTPSSASSIHVPNPRSPATARGRIRQSLLYSDRPRRSRIPTSDKLPVEEHADEVRSREFEALKLDQSRPTPKSTHRQAGNVTHVRQSVLYSGRLRRSRGRREQEPSPNELLVEKNAGKVSDIEGPTVKAPLLLRVKEDASEVRNREFKAPTLGQSLPTCNPTQRSKEWCDYYVADDSETRSEIFEEMLKDVSEPWAQTCRDIHKNLEEHTYTCMVEAMIAAKHGFSNPAQHKLDAQAFLASEGAFVSPEVPESFASPRENIAQYVLI